One part of the uncultured Bacteroides sp. genome encodes these proteins:
- a CDS encoding S41 family peptidase has translation MKKYTYLLLLLSEVIFTTIFTSCLAEDRTLEYRERTDVNNWVYNEMLNAYLWYDGISEADKLNFYATPGVFFKTLLSSKENKNSSYYSTIDSIDNSSSNESLSYGFDFVIDPTDSTSYARVLYVLPDSPASEAGLKRGDLIIAFNGLAISKTNYTQMLTGNELKLMLGTFGGEKTDSITLSAARKVSDDPILASNVLISNSGNTIGYLMYNHFSPGPNNNAYDYTYDNELRQLFASFKSQNVTDFVLDLRYNTGGYISCCQLLSTMLAPSSALGQTFCKIEYNDKYPEKTVYTFDSDSIKGGANLNLSHLYVLVSDYTAATAELLINGLKPYMGITLIGTTTKGNNLVTRSIKNDTYNWVINPVVGKLYNSKDESEYSSGFTPDVKQDEFKDYSAFKKLGDKNETLLKEALALINGASLTKSTRTKSISTVLNIKQSSLDRKKTNGAWLAPIKR, from the coding sequence ATGAAGAAATATACATATCTGCTCCTGCTTCTTTCAGAAGTTATATTCACTACCATATTTACTTCTTGCTTAGCAGAAGACAGAACCTTGGAATACAGAGAAAGGACAGACGTAAACAATTGGGTCTACAATGAAATGCTAAATGCCTACCTATGGTATGATGGCATTTCCGAAGCCGATAAACTTAATTTTTATGCAACTCCCGGTGTTTTCTTCAAGACGTTATTATCTAGCAAAGAAAATAAAAATAGCAGCTATTATTCAACAATAGACTCAATCGATAATTCTAGTAGTAACGAAAGTTTATCTTACGGATTTGATTTCGTGATTGATCCAACAGATAGTACAAGTTATGCCCGTGTACTTTATGTGCTGCCAGATAGTCCAGCCAGTGAAGCAGGATTAAAACGAGGCGATTTAATAATAGCATTCAATGGATTAGCTATCAGTAAAACAAACTATACTCAAATGCTCACCGGAAACGAACTTAAACTAATGTTAGGAACATTTGGCGGTGAAAAGACCGACTCCATTACTTTAAGTGCAGCAAGAAAGGTTTCTGATGATCCAATCCTGGCTAGTAATGTGCTTATTAGTAACTCTGGAAACACAATTGGTTATTTGATGTATAATCATTTTTCTCCAGGGCCAAATAATAATGCCTATGATTACACTTACGATAATGAATTGCGCCAACTATTTGCCTCTTTCAAAAGTCAGAATGTAACGGACTTTGTTCTTGATTTACGTTATAATACAGGAGGATATATTAGCTGTTGTCAATTACTTAGCACCATGCTGGCACCTAGTTCTGCACTTGGTCAAACATTCTGTAAAATAGAATATAATGATAAGTATCCTGAAAAAACTGTTTATACCTTTGATAGTGATTCAATTAAAGGAGGAGCTAATCTGAATCTTTCCCATCTCTATGTTTTGGTCAGCGATTATACAGCTGCTACTGCAGAATTACTTATTAATGGATTAAAACCATATATGGGTATTACACTAATAGGGACAACAACAAAAGGGAATAACTTGGTTACAAGATCAATTAAAAATGACACATATAACTGGGTTATTAACCCTGTAGTAGGGAAATTGTACAATTCGAAAGATGAATCTGAATATAGCAGCGGATTCACACCAGATGTAAAACAGGATGAATTTAAAGACTATAGTGCATTCAAAAAATTAGGTGATAAAAATGAAACTTTGCTGAAAGAAGCGCTTGCATTAATAAATGGTGCGAGCCTCACGAAGAGCACCCGCACCAAATCTATATCTACTGTGTTGAACATCAAACAAAGTTCACTGGATAGAAAAAAGACAAACGGAGCATGGTTAGCTCCTATAAAGAGATAA
- a CDS encoding alpha/beta hydrolase family protein produces MKNRIISLSVILLLLAVSLHAAKVDTLLVKSPSMNKDVQVVVIAPEVTKASKNATYPVLYLLHGYSGNAKSWIQLKPNLPEIADQNKMIIVCPDGKNSWYWDSPKDSSYRYETFVSDELVKYIDNHYKTVDDKKGRAITGLSMGGHGALWLAFRHKNIFGAAGSTSGGVDIRPFPTNWEMSKQLGEFAYNKKSWDEHTVINQIDKIENGDLAIIIDCGEGDFFLNVNKDLHERLLGRKINHDFITRPGGHSGQYWNNSIDYQLLFFKKFFER; encoded by the coding sequence ATGAAAAACCGTATTATTTCTTTATCTGTTATTTTGCTTCTTCTTGCAGTGAGTCTGCATGCCGCAAAGGTAGATACATTATTAGTGAAAAGCCCGTCAATGAATAAAGACGTGCAGGTGGTTGTAATTGCGCCTGAAGTTACTAAGGCATCAAAGAATGCAACCTATCCGGTACTTTATCTTCTGCATGGCTATAGTGGCAATGCCAAAAGCTGGATACAGTTGAAACCAAATTTACCTGAAATTGCCGATCAGAATAAGATGATCATTGTATGTCCTGATGGTAAAAACAGTTGGTATTGGGATAGCCCAAAGGATTCTTCCTACCGTTACGAAACATTTGTATCAGATGAATTGGTGAAGTATATTGATAATCATTATAAGACAGTTGACGACAAGAAGGGACGAGCAATTACTGGTTTAAGTATGGGCGGTCATGGTGCATTGTGGCTAGCTTTCCGTCACAAAAATATTTTTGGTGCAGCAGGAAGTACCAGTGGTGGGGTAGATATTCGTCCTTTTCCAACTAATTGGGAAATGAGTAAACAACTGGGTGAGTTCGCTTACAATAAGAAATCATGGGATGAACATACTGTAATCAATCAGATTGATAAAATTGAAAACGGTGACCTTGCAATTATAATTGATTGTGGAGAAGGTGATTTCTTTCTTAATGTGAATAAAGATCTCCACGAACGTTTACTGGGACGGAAAATCAATCATGATTTCATTACCCGTCCCGGAGGTCATAGCGGTCAATATTGGAATAATTCCATTGACTATCAGTTGTTGTTCTTTAAAAAGTTCTTTGAGAGATAA
- the mnmA gene encoding tRNA 2-thiouridine(34) synthase MnmA: MEIATLLSGGVDSSVVVHLLKEQGYDPALFYIKIGMDDDEDLSCTAEEDIEMATYIAKKYGCRFEIIDLQKEYWDNVVSYTIDKVRKGFTPNPDVMCNKLIKFGCFEQKCGKDFDKTATGHYASTTEIDGKVYLSTAIDPVKDQTDFLAQIDYLQVSKLMFPLGRMMKSEVRDAALRAALPTAKRKDSQGICFLGKINYNDFIRRYLGEKKGKIVELETGKILGTHNGYWFHTIGQRKGLGLGGGPWFVIKKDLEQNIIYVSRGYEVETQYGHEFSMHDFHFITDNPWESVKDSIDVTFKIRHTPEFIPGKLTHDGNIYRIESSKKLQGIAPGQFGVVYDKDANICVGSGEILCKDR; encoded by the coding sequence ATGGAAATAGCAACATTACTCTCAGGAGGTGTAGACAGCTCAGTTGTTGTACATCTTCTAAAGGAACAAGGATATGATCCGGCTTTGTTTTATATCAAGATCGGGATGGACGATGATGAGGATCTTTCATGTACAGCAGAAGAAGATATTGAAATGGCGACTTATATTGCGAAAAAATATGGATGCCGCTTTGAGATTATTGACTTACAGAAGGAATATTGGGACAATGTGGTGTCTTATACCATAGATAAAGTGCGTAAAGGATTCACTCCCAATCCGGATGTAATGTGCAATAAACTAATCAAATTTGGTTGCTTTGAACAGAAATGCGGAAAAGATTTTGATAAGACTGCTACAGGACATTATGCTTCTACAACAGAAATAGATGGAAAGGTTTATCTCTCCACAGCTATTGACCCGGTAAAAGATCAGACCGACTTTTTGGCTCAGATTGATTACTTACAGGTATCAAAGCTGATGTTCCCACTTGGCAGAATGATGAAGAGCGAAGTTAGGGATGCCGCTCTCCGCGCAGCACTTCCTACTGCCAAAAGAAAAGATAGTCAGGGCATTTGCTTTCTGGGAAAGATTAACTATAACGACTTCATTCGTCGCTACTTAGGCGAGAAGAAAGGAAAAATTGTGGAACTGGAAACCGGAAAGATTCTAGGTACCCACAATGGATATTGGTTCCACACTATCGGTCAACGAAAAGGACTTGGCTTGGGTGGTGGTCCCTGGTTCGTTATTAAAAAAGATCTAGAACAAAATATTATTTATGTTTCTCGCGGTTACGAAGTTGAAACACAATATGGGCACGAATTCAGTATGCACGATTTCCATTTCATCACAGACAATCCTTGGGAATCGGTAAAAGATTCTATTGATGTCACTTTCAAAATTCGTCATACTCCGGAATTTATACCTGGAAAACTTACACACGACGGAAACATTTACAGAATAGAATCGTCCAAGAAACTGCAAGGTATTGCACCAGGCCAGTTTGGTGTGGTATATGATAAAGATGCAAACATTTGCGTAGGAAGTGGAGAAATCCTTTGCAAGGATAGATAA
- a CDS encoding O-acetylhomoserine aminocarboxypropyltransferase/cysteine synthase translates to MALDTNKLKFETLQVHAGQEVDKTTHSRAVPIYLTSSYVFEDAQDGADLFGLRKFGNIYTRLMNPTTDVFEKRVAALEGGLSALATSSGQSAQFIALNNIVEAGDNFVSTSHLYGGTYNQFKNQFKRLGVTVHFTPNDSPEEFEKLIDDKTKALYLETIGNPDLNIPDFEAIAAVADKHGIPLIVDNTFGAGGAIFRPLEHGASVVVESATKWIGGHGTALGGVIVDSGKFNWGNGKFPTFTEPSESYHGLVFWDVFGANGPFGNIAFTIRARTEGLRDWGNTISPFNSFLLLQGLESLSLRVERHVSNALVLAQWLESRPEVEYVNYPGLKSSPYHELAVKYLKRGFGGVLSFKLKGGSKDADNLINNLQLISHLANVGDAKTLIIHPAATTHEQLSEEAKIASGAVPGLLRLSAGIENIDDIKADLEQALAKL, encoded by the coding sequence ATGGCTCTTGATACAAATAAACTAAAGTTTGAAACATTGCAGGTACATGCAGGACAGGAAGTTGATAAAACAACACATTCACGTGCAGTACCTATTTACCTGACAAGTTCTTATGTCTTTGAAGATGCACAGGATGGTGCTGATTTGTTTGGACTACGTAAGTTTGGCAATATATATACACGATTAATGAATCCTACTACCGATGTGTTTGAAAAAAGAGTGGCAGCCCTTGAGGGCGGACTTTCCGCCTTGGCTACCTCTTCGGGACAATCGGCTCAATTCATTGCTTTGAATAACATTGTTGAGGCTGGTGATAACTTTGTTTCTACTTCTCACTTGTATGGTGGAACATATAATCAGTTTAAGAATCAGTTTAAGCGTTTGGGAGTAACGGTTCATTTTACTCCTAATGATTCTCCTGAGGAATTTGAGAAACTGATTGATGACAAGACTAAAGCGCTGTATCTGGAAACTATCGGTAATCCTGATTTGAATATTCCTGATTTCGAAGCGATCGCTGCTGTTGCCGATAAACATGGTATTCCATTGATCGTTGATAATACCTTTGGTGCTGGTGGAGCAATCTTCCGTCCGTTGGAACATGGCGCTAGTGTTGTTGTGGAAAGTGCTACAAAATGGATTGGCGGACACGGAACTGCTTTAGGTGGTGTAATTGTTGACAGCGGTAAGTTTAACTGGGGCAATGGTAAATTTCCAACTTTTACAGAGCCTAGCGAAAGTTATCACGGATTAGTGTTCTGGGATGTGTTTGGTGCAAATGGCCCGTTTGGAAATATTGCATTTACTATTCGTGCACGTACTGAAGGATTACGTGATTGGGGTAACACAATTTCTCCATTCAACTCTTTCTTATTATTACAAGGACTTGAATCTTTGTCTCTTCGTGTAGAACGCCACGTATCTAATGCATTAGTATTGGCCCAATGGCTGGAATCTCGTCCGGAAGTGGAATATGTAAACTATCCGGGATTGAAAAGCAGTCCATATCACGAACTTGCTGTGAAGTATCTGAAAAGAGGTTTTGGTGGTGTTCTTTCCTTTAAACTAAAAGGTGGAAGCAAAGATGCCGACAATTTGATTAATAATCTGCAACTTATAAGCCATTTGGCTAATGTTGGTGATGCTAAAACCTTGATTATTCATCCGGCTGCAACTACACACGAACAGCTTTCGGAAGAAGCAAAGATTGCTTCGGGTGCGGTTCCCGGATTGCTTCGTCTTTCTGCTGGTATTGAGAATATTGACGATATCAAAGCTGACTTGGAGCAGGCATTGGCTAAATTATAA
- a CDS encoding family 20 glycosylhydrolase: MKPNRTNILILLIVFLCSGGKLAAQLNITPKPLVEELQKGTFTLNKKTVLYTNLKGEERNNMLNLLKESPLNLSKIGKTGKKNSVSLLLVEKTTDYPSSESYQLSITPKQITISATEGAGLFYGVQSLLQLVNQNEGLKTKVLPAALIKDTPRFSYRGLHLDVSRHFFTKNFIKKQLDMMAYYKLNRFHWHLTDGAGWRIEIKKYPLLTDSAAWRPYKTWKEWHRNGRKYCTKNNPKAQGGYYTQEDIKEVVAYAQSRFITVIPEIEMPGHSEEVLAVYPELSCSGKPYVDSDFCIGNDSTFTFLENVLTEVMALFPSKYIHIGGDEATKKGWKTCAKCQARMTNENLKNVDELQSYMIHRIEKFLNANGRKLLGWDEILQGGLAPDATVMSWRGEEGGIAAAKAGHQTIMTPGSHCYFDAFQDDPSTQPEAIGGFLPLQKVYSYNPVPDSLTVDQKKLILGVQANLWTEYIPTPEHAEYMIYPRLLALAEVAWTAPELKSYTDFHARALKAVDFLESRGYHPFQLKNEVGERPVSLQKENHLAVGKKITYNSKKKYYYNYTAGGDSALVDGFRGGWSYGDHRWQGIIGTDLDVTIDLGASMPVHSIGADFMQLIGPGVWMPHDVEIRISEDGVNFTSLRKIENELPEDYERLAFREFGWQGEQTARYIQYIARPNSKGGFMFIDEIIVK; this comes from the coding sequence ATGAAACCAAACAGAACAAACATCCTTATTCTATTGATAGTTTTTTTATGCAGTGGTGGCAAACTGGCTGCTCAGCTTAATATTACACCAAAACCTTTGGTTGAAGAGCTGCAGAAAGGAACCTTTACACTGAATAAAAAGACGGTGCTCTATACAAATCTTAAAGGTGAAGAGCGTAATAATATGCTTAACTTACTGAAAGAATCTCCTTTGAATCTTTCTAAAATAGGAAAAACGGGCAAGAAGAATTCAGTGAGCCTTCTTTTGGTTGAAAAAACAACTGATTATCCTTCATCTGAAAGCTATCAGCTATCTATAACTCCTAAGCAAATTACGATATCTGCAACAGAAGGAGCCGGATTATTTTATGGAGTTCAGTCGCTTTTACAGTTAGTGAATCAGAACGAAGGTTTGAAAACAAAAGTGCTTCCTGCTGCACTAATTAAGGATACTCCCAGATTCTCTTACCGAGGACTTCATCTGGATGTATCCCGTCATTTCTTTACTAAGAATTTTATCAAGAAGCAGCTTGATATGATGGCTTATTATAAGCTTAACCGCTTTCATTGGCATCTGACTGACGGTGCAGGCTGGCGTATTGAAATTAAGAAATATCCTTTGCTTACAGATAGTGCAGCATGGAGACCTTACAAAACATGGAAAGAATGGCATAGAAACGGCCGGAAATATTGTACTAAAAATAATCCGAAAGCACAAGGTGGATATTATACTCAGGAAGATATCAAAGAGGTAGTGGCTTATGCTCAGTCGCGCTTTATCACCGTTATTCCGGAAATAGAGATGCCGGGACATTCTGAAGAAGTTCTGGCTGTTTACCCGGAATTATCTTGCTCCGGGAAACCTTATGTGGATTCTGACTTCTGCATTGGAAATGACAGTACTTTTACATTTCTTGAAAACGTACTAACCGAAGTAATGGCTCTTTTCCCATCTAAATATATACATATAGGAGGAGACGAAGCAACCAAGAAGGGATGGAAAACCTGCGCTAAATGTCAGGCACGTATGACGAATGAGAATTTGAAGAATGTAGATGAGCTACAGAGTTATATGATTCACCGAATAGAAAAGTTCCTTAATGCTAATGGAAGAAAACTGCTGGGTTGGGATGAAATACTTCAGGGTGGTTTGGCACCCGACGCCACTGTGATGTCATGGCGAGGTGAAGAAGGCGGAATAGCTGCAGCAAAAGCTGGTCATCAGACTATAATGACTCCTGGTTCTCATTGTTATTTTGATGCTTTTCAAGATGATCCTTCCACTCAGCCCGAAGCAATTGGAGGATTTCTGCCTTTGCAGAAAGTATATTCTTATAATCCGGTTCCCGATTCACTGACTGTTGATCAGAAAAAACTAATTCTTGGTGTGCAGGCGAACTTGTGGACTGAATATATTCCAACGCCAGAGCATGCAGAATATATGATCTATCCAAGATTACTAGCTTTGGCTGAAGTTGCATGGACAGCTCCAGAACTTAAGTCGTACACAGATTTTCATGCACGTGCTTTGAAAGCTGTCGATTTCCTCGAAAGCCGTGGATATCATCCTTTTCAGTTGAAGAATGAAGTGGGAGAGAGACCTGTAAGTCTGCAAAAAGAGAACCATCTTGCTGTAGGGAAGAAAATAACCTATAACTCAAAAAAAAAGTATTACTATAATTACACTGCAGGTGGTGATTCTGCTTTGGTAGATGGATTTAGAGGCGGATGGTCGTATGGCGACCACCGTTGGCAAGGTATTATTGGTACAGACTTGGATGTAACTATTGATCTTGGTGCATCTATGCCTGTTCATTCAATAGGTGCCGACTTTATGCAACTCATCGGACCTGGTGTGTGGATGCCTCATGACGTGGAAATCAGAATCTCTGAAGATGGCGTGAATTTTACTTCTCTTCGCAAAATAGAGAACGAGCTTCCAGAGGATTATGAACGGTTGGCCTTCCGCGAATTTGGCTGGCAAGGTGAACAAACAGCACGCTACATTCAATACATTGCTCGTCCTAACAGTAAAGGTGGTTTTATGTTTATTGATGAGATTATTGTGAAGTAA
- the cysK gene encoding cysteine synthase A, giving the protein MAKIAKQLTDLIGNTPLLELSHFNAVKDLKATVIAKLEYFNPAGSVKDRAAFAMIQDAEEKGLLKPGSVIVEPTSGNMGVGLAFVAAVKKYKLILTMPDTMSVERRNLLKALGANLVLTPGAEGMKGAIAKAFAIKEETPDAVLLQQFENSANPEIHSKTTAEEVWRDTDGKVDIFVAGVGTGGTVSGVGVTLKKYNPNVQIIAVEPVDSPVLSGGKSGPHKIQGIGAGFVPNNFNSSVVDEIVQVSNDDAIRTGRELASQEGLLVGISSGAAVFAAIQLAKRPENAGKKIVALLPDTGERYLSTLLYAFDEYPL; this is encoded by the coding sequence ATGGCAAAGATCGCAAAACAATTAACAGACCTAATAGGAAATACTCCTTTATTAGAACTTTCTCATTTTAATGCAGTTAAGGACCTCAAAGCAACAGTGATTGCAAAACTGGAATACTTTAATCCTGCTGGTAGCGTAAAAGATCGTGCAGCATTTGCAATGATTCAGGATGCTGAGGAAAAAGGACTTCTTAAACCGGGAAGTGTGATAGTAGAACCAACAAGCGGAAACATGGGAGTAGGACTCGCATTTGTTGCCGCAGTAAAAAAATATAAGTTAATTTTGACAATGCCCGATACCATGAGCGTTGAACGTAGAAATCTTCTTAAAGCTCTTGGAGCTAATCTGGTTCTGACTCCTGGCGCCGAAGGTATGAAAGGGGCAATAGCAAAAGCTTTCGCTATTAAAGAAGAAACTCCGGATGCTGTTTTACTTCAGCAATTTGAAAATTCTGCTAATCCGGAAATTCATAGTAAAACTACCGCAGAAGAAGTATGGAGAGACACAGATGGTAAGGTTGACATCTTTGTAGCAGGTGTAGGTACAGGAGGAACTGTATCGGGAGTTGGAGTAACACTGAAAAAATATAATCCTAATGTACAGATTATTGCTGTTGAACCAGTGGATTCTCCTGTATTATCAGGTGGTAAATCTGGTCCGCATAAAATTCAGGGTATAGGTGCAGGATTCGTTCCTAATAACTTTAACAGCAGTGTGGTAGATGAAATTGTTCAGGTGAGCAATGATGATGCAATCCGCACAGGTCGTGAACTTGCTTCACAAGAAGGACTTTTAGTAGGAATCTCTTCCGGAGCAGCAGTATTCGCCGCAATACAACTTGCTAAGCGTCCGGAAAACGCAGGAAAGAAAATAGTTGCATTACTTCCTGATACCGGCGAACGCTACCTTTCTACTTTGCTTTATGCTTTCGACGAATATCCTTTGTAG
- a CDS encoding response regulator transcription factor codes for MRDYVIADNQDITKAGILFLLGGLKDVGNITEANNRVELIKELRTTPEAIVILDYTLFDFSGADELLILNERFPKISWILFSDELSEEFVKRVLYSSQSFSFVMKDNSKEEITSALQCAMRKERFICNHVSNMLIGKQTQAPIENILTNTEKIILKEIALGKTTKEIAAERNLSFHTINSHRKNIFRKLEVNNVHEATKYAMRAGIVDMAEYYI; via the coding sequence ATGAGAGATTATGTTATTGCAGACAATCAAGATATTACCAAAGCAGGGATACTTTTCTTGCTAGGGGGACTGAAAGATGTAGGCAATATTACGGAGGCTAATAATCGTGTGGAGCTCATCAAAGAGTTGCGTACCACTCCCGAAGCGATTGTTATTCTGGACTATACACTGTTTGACTTTTCCGGAGCTGATGAATTACTTATTCTCAATGAACGCTTCCCTAAAATTAGCTGGATACTATTTTCCGATGAACTTAGTGAAGAATTTGTTAAGCGGGTACTTTACAGTAGCCAGTCGTTCAGTTTTGTGATGAAAGATAATTCAAAGGAAGAAATTACATCCGCTTTACAGTGTGCCATGCGTAAAGAAAGGTTTATCTGTAACCATGTAAGTAACATGCTGATTGGTAAACAAACTCAGGCCCCTATTGAAAACATACTTACCAATACAGAAAAGATTATTTTAAAAGAGATTGCATTAGGTAAAACTACAAAAGAAATTGCTGCCGAACGGAATCTGAGTTTTCACACAATTAACTCGCACAGAAAAAATATCTTCCGGAAACTGGAAGTAAACAACGTTCACGAAGCAACAAAATACGCCATGAGAGCAGGGATTGTTGACATGGCGGAATATTATATATAA
- a CDS encoding GNAT family N-acetyltransferase: MGELRIELYQPSYQSDFVRLNSEWIQTFFHLESSDRVVFSDPEGYILNKGGQIFFVVNKYGKPVGCCALMSHPEKGIYELAKMAVTPGYQGKGAGSLLGEAALAYARSNGYKKIFLEGNTRMEASIALYKKLGFKSVPKRGASYKRCNIMMELYL, encoded by the coding sequence ATGGGTGAGCTGAGAATTGAATTATATCAGCCGTCCTATCAATCAGATTTTGTTCGGCTTAATTCAGAATGGATACAGACTTTCTTCCATCTGGAAAGTTCTGACCGAGTTGTATTTAGCGACCCAGAAGGTTACATTCTGAATAAAGGCGGACAAATTTTCTTTGTAGTCAATAAATATGGAAAGCCTGTTGGATGTTGTGCACTTATGTCTCATCCGGAAAAAGGAATATATGAATTGGCAAAGATGGCTGTAACTCCTGGCTATCAAGGAAAGGGAGCTGGGAGCCTTTTGGGAGAAGCAGCTTTGGCTTATGCCCGAAGTAACGGTTATAAAAAGATATTTCTGGAAGGGAATACAAGAATGGAAGCATCCATAGCGCTTTATAAGAAACTTGGATTTAAATCAGTTCCTAAACGTGGTGCTTCATATAAACGTTGCAATATTATGATGGAATTATATTTATGA